The proteins below come from a single Mytilus edulis chromosome 5, xbMytEdul2.2, whole genome shotgun sequence genomic window:
- the LOC139525053 gene encoding uncharacterized protein F54H12.2-like, whose protein sequence is MSLLTKDNFIEAQPSELQIFEIPPYQVGVESITYEECRPVSQITAYNPIEFDLCANNGMDYIDLKRTKLYVKLKVKKANGEDLQDGDTVGPVNLFLQSLWSQLDVYIQGQMVTSSNTYYPYKCMMKTLLQYGQDAKSTQLSSSLYLKDRYGHMDEISTNTGLYERRKFISNSKTLEMEGPIFSDIFEMDRYLLNMLSLKLKLYRNDPSFCLMSGEIDTNYHISVEDVVIKLCKIRPNPAIIVAHSEALKTTNAKYPFTKTMMKNFTIMQGSTSLIVENVFQDVKPKSIVLGLVSSTAMSGAYTKNPFNFMNYDLKQVTLFCDGIPVDGIPLKLDFNENSGATNVSPYVKMFETRGKWMLDTGNEITRAEFNNGYTLLCFNLEPFFSDTKYLSLLKQGKIRLECQFGTPLPETAALLILAENYGYFEITENRQIKIEH, encoded by the coding sequence ATGTCCTTGTTAACAAAAGATAATTTTATTGAAGCACAACCCTCAGAGTTACAGATTTTTGAGATACCTCCATATCAAGTAGGTGTTGAAAGTATAACATACGAGGAATGTAGACCTGTTAGTCAAATAACCGCTTACAATCCTATAGAATTCGATCTATGTGCAAACAATGGTATGGACTATATTGATCTTAAAAGAACAAAACTATACGTGAAATTAAAAGTGAAAAAAGCAAATGGTGAGGATTTACAAGATGGCGATACGGTAGGACCTGTGAACTTATTTTTACAGTCGCTTTGGTCGCAATTGGATGTTTATATACAGGGACAAATGGTAACGTCTAGTAATACGTATTACCCGTataaatgtatgatgaaaacgtTACTGCAGTATGGCCAGGACGCAAAGAGTACACAATTATCTTCTAGTCTGTACTTAAAAGATAGATATGGTCACATGGATGAAATATCGACAAACACTGGACTGTATGAACGCAGAAAATTTATTTCTAATTCAAAAACATTAGAAATGGAGGGACCAATTTTTTCCGATATCTTTGAGATGGATAGATACCTGTTAAATATGTTATCCCTTAAACTAAAACTATACCGCAACGATCCAAGTTTTTGTTTGATGTCTGGAGAAATTGATACCAACTACCATATTTCTGTGGAAGATGTCGTGATCAAGCTTTGCAAGATCAGACCTAACCCAGCTATAATTGTCGCTCATTCAGAAGCTTTAAAGACAACAAATGCTAAGTATCCTTTCACAAAAACTATGATGAAAAATTTTACAATCATGCAAGGAAGCACCTCGTTAATCGTAGAAAATGTTTTCCAAGATGTGAAACCGAAAAGTATTGTGCTCGGATTGGTTTCTTCAACTGCTATGTCTGGAGCATATACAAAAAACCCATTCAACTTTATGAATTATGATTTAAAACAGGTGACTTTGTTTTGTGACGGAATACCAGTTGATGGCATACCACTCAAACTTGATTTCAACGAGAATAGTGGTGCAACGAACGTTTCTCCTTATGTAAAAATGTTCGAAACACGAGGAAAGTGGATGTTGGATACGGGGAATGAAATAACACGGGCTGAATTCAACAATGGATATACACTTCTATGCTTCAACTTAGAACCATTCTTTTCGGATACCAAATATCTTTCACTACTGAAGCAGGGAAAAATACGATTAGAATGTCAGTTCGGTACTCCATTACCAGAAACAGCTGCCTTACTGATTTTAGCTGAAAACTATGGATATTTTGAAATAACTGAGAATCGACAAATAAAGATTGAACACTAA
- the LOC139525055 gene encoding uncharacterized protein encodes MNEELDSLLSKYYYDVGGPASYASAEKLYHIVNAEGKKVGRYKIRRWLNSQDNYSLQKTPRRSFKRIRVYTTGMNNLWDADLMDLKQFSKENENFKYVLVVVDCFSRYLWLQPLKNKTGDEVTSAFKKIFTEVKPEKIRTDKGQEFLAKKTQSLFKSNGVRHFSAQNELHANYAERVLQTIKNKIFRFFTKNRTHRYINNLQNFAKSYNGTPHRSLQNIAPKDVNSVNESDIWGKMYLSKTEKKPKEIKVQTNKKKRRKKQFKYKIGSLVRLSNIAHIFDRSYSQRWTEEIFKVVQRFRQQNIDLYRLSNIKGDEFIRGTFYDSELQRVEKDENSLWIIEKIIKKRKRRGKTEYLVRFQGWPPSYDEYIPAEQIQSLS; translated from the coding sequence ATGAATGAGGAACTTGATTCTCTCCTGAGTAAATACTATTATGACGTTGGAGGACCAGCTTCATATGCTTCTGCCGAAAAACTATATCACATTGTAAATGCAGAGGGCAAAAAAGTTGGAAGATATAAAATAAGACGGTGGTTAAATTCACAAGATAATTACAGTTTACAAAAAACACCTCGTCGTTCTTTTAAAAGAATAAGAGTTTACACTACGGGGATGAATAATTTGTGGGATGCTGATTTAATGGAcctaaaacaattttcaaaagaaaatgaaaatttcaaatacgTATTAGttgttgttgattgtttttcacgCTATCTTTGGTTACaaccattgaaaaataaaacggGAGACGAAGTCACCTCTGCATttaaaaagattttcactgaGGTAAAACCAGAAAAAATTCGAACAGATAAGGGACAAGAATTTCTAGCAAAAAAGACACAATCGTTATTTAAAAGTAACGGTGTCCGACATTTTTCGGCTCAAAATGAACTTCATGCAAATTATGCTGAAAGGGTCCTACAAactataaagaataaaatttttCGCTTTTTCACAAAGAATAGAACTCACAGATATATTAACAACttgcaaaattttgcaaaaagctATAATGGTACTCCACATAGaagtttacaaaacattgcacCTAAAGATGTTAATTCTGTCAACGAAAGTGATATTTGGGGGAAAATGTATTTAAGTAAAACAGAGAAGAAaccaaaagaaataaaagtacaaacaaacaaaaagaaacggaggaaaaaacaattcaaatacaaaatcGGGTCTTTAGTTCGACTGTCAAATATTGCTCATATTTTTGATCGATCCTATAGCCAAAGATGGACGGAAGAGATATTCAAAGTGGTGCAAAGATTCAGACAACAAAATATTGATCTTTACAGgctttcaaatataaaaggagatgAATTTATAAGGGGAACCTTTTATGATAGTGAGCTCCAAAGAGTAGAGAAAGATGAAAATAGTCTTTGGataattgaaaaaattataaagaaaagaaaaagacgaGGAAAAACTGAGTACTTGGTTCGTTTTCAAGGGTGGCCTCCTTCGTATGACGAATACATACCAGCAGAACAAATTCAATCTTTATCATAA